The following are encoded in a window of Thiohalobacter sp. IOR34 genomic DNA:
- the accB gene encoding acetyl-CoA carboxylase biotin carboxyl carrier protein: protein MDIRKVKKLIELLEESGIAEIEIHEGEESVRISRYSAAAPAAPVAVTAPPPPPPVAEAPAAAPAEAPNEELPAGHVVTSPMVGTFYRAPSPGASPFVEVGQRVNVGDTLCIIEAMKMLNQIEADKAGTIAAILVENGQPVEFGEPLFVIE, encoded by the coding sequence ATGGACATCCGAAAAGTCAAAAAGCTGATCGAGTTGCTGGAAGAGTCCGGCATCGCCGAGATCGAGATTCACGAGGGCGAGGAGTCGGTGCGCATCAGCCGCTATTCCGCCGCCGCCCCCGCGGCACCGGTGGCCGTCACTGCGCCGCCGCCCCCGCCGCCGGTCGCCGAGGCGCCTGCAGCGGCTCCTGCCGAGGCGCCGAATGAGGAGCTGCCGGCAGGCCACGTGGTGACCTCGCCCATGGTCGGCACCTTCTACCGCGCCCCCTCGCCGGGCGCCTCGCCCTTCGTCGAGGTCGGTCAGCGGGTCAACGTCGGCGACACCCTGTGCATCATCGAGGCGATGAAGATGCTCAACCAGATCGAGGCCGACAAGGCCGGCACCATCGCCGCCATCCTGGTCGAGAACGGCCAGCCGGTGGAGTTCGGCGAGCCGCTGTTTGTTATTGAATAG